Genomic segment of Acidobacteriota bacterium:
TCAGCAGCACGCCCGCGTAGGAGCCCAACAGCTTGTGGACCACGCCGTGCGCACGCGTCGGCATGAAGGGGAAGATCACCTCCTGCCGGTCGCCATAGATCGGCCAGAAATAGCCCGTCTTCATTCGACCCCGACCCTTGCGACCCGCACGAATCGGTGTCTCGTCCATTGCGATCACGGAACTTTGCAGGATCGATTGCCGCTGGGCCTCGCAGATCGGCTGCAGCAGATCTGCCGTTCGGTGCACCGCCTCGGTCAGCGTCGAGCGCGCGAGCCGAATCCCTGCTGGCTTCATCCGTTGATGCTGCCGGTATAGCGGCAGGTGGTAGACCAGCTTGTCGATCACCAGGCCCGCCAGCAGGCTCACGTCGGCCATGCTCTTGCCCAGCCCCGACGCCGCCGCCGGAGGATAACTCAAATGCCCGTCCTTCCGCTTGACCACGG
This window contains:
- a CDS encoding transposase — encoded protein: MRRELFGRKSEKRLIEPDPGQASLGDAIRSGAPSDPETALTIGEHTRKQARRQDDDEADSGFRFDDSVPVEEIRLENPDAQLEGAKIIGEKVTYKLAQQPASYVVRKYVRTVVKRKDGHLSYPPAAASGLGKSMADVSLLAGLVIDKLVYHLPLYRQHQRMKPAGIRLARSTLTEAVHRTADLLQPICEAQRQSILQSSVIAMDETPIRAGRKGRGRMKTGYFWPIYGDRQEVIFPFMPTRAHGVVHKLLGSYAGVLLTDGYPAYEPPSRWSR